A genomic region of Arachis stenosperma cultivar V10309 chromosome 9, arast.V10309.gnm1.PFL2, whole genome shotgun sequence contains the following coding sequences:
- the LOC130950529 gene encoding uncharacterized protein LOC130950529, with protein MASAWLHLRPPLSKLSQQRAHQITSLTSLKFTTSTKTNFITKPLSVRFALTQSDSSNSKSIEPDPSALLQHIADSFDLPSDYFAQLPRDLRLDLNDAAFDLSKGPVLTQCGQELGEILLNITRAWERGDTSASCSLLTKLPSMEENLTGSAKSALGKRLVSAGRRFQSMGQYGQGEPQKIAKAMITAGKALSAISTSARIDEQPKEAARMLKFGELQLEITPDNANIGAVIGVVFGILSFEIANGIENIPESSLQYANDNALLLAKSLRGALLALFYCSTVLSAFTTVGLVLLGIQLRSKKD; from the exons ATGGCTTCAGCTTGGCTTCATCTCCGTCCTCCTCTCTCTAAATTGTCTCAGCAGAGAGCACACCAAATTACTTCCCTGACCTCACTCAAATTCACCACTTCCACCAAAACCAACTTCATCACGAAACCTCTCTCAGTGCGCTTCGCCTTAACCCAGTCTGACTCCTCCAATTCCAAATCCATCGAACCTGATCCCTCCGCGCTTCTCCAACATATTGCC GACAGTTTTGATCTTCCTTCTGATTACTTCGCTCAGCTTCCCCGGGATCTTCGTTTGGAT CTGAACGACGCCGCATTCGATCTATCAAAGGGACC TGTACTTACTCAGTGTGGGCAAGAGTTGGGGGAAATACTGCTAAACATCACCCGGGCATGGGAACGTGGCGACACGTCAGCTTCCTGCTCTTTATTGACCAAGCTTCCTTCTATGGAGGAGAATTTGACAGGCAGTGCCAAATCAG CACTTGGCAAGCGGTTGGTATCTGCTGGAAGAAGGTTCCAGTCAATGGGTCAGTATGGCCAAGGTGAGCCACAAAAG ATTGCAAAAGCAATGATCACAGCTGGGAAAGCTCTATCAGCTATTTCAACTTCTGCAAGAATAGATGAACAACCGAAAGAAGCAGCCAGGATGCTGAAG TTCGGAGAATTGCAGCTTGAAATAACACCAGACAACGCTAATATCGGTGCGGTAATTGGAGTTGTTTTTGG GATCCTTTCATTTGAAATAGCTAATGGAATTGAAAACATTCCAGAGAGTTCCTTGCAGTACGCAAATGACAATGCACTGCTGCTCGCTAAG TCTTTAAGGGGAGCCTTGCTTGCTCTATTCTACTGTTCCACGGTCCTGTCTGCATTCACAACAGTTGGGCTTGTTCTACTTGGGATACAACTAAGATCAAAGAAAGATTGA